Within Brienomyrus brachyistius isolate T26 unplaced genomic scaffold, BBRACH_0.4 scaffold34, whole genome shotgun sequence, the genomic segment CAGCtcgaggtacagtacagtaccatatttacttttatttttattgcataataattattattactcattatcattattatgtgCCACAATTATTTTCCGATTTACCTACAAGCTCGATCTAAAGGCAGACATCGGGAACGGATCTCATCCGTAACGTGCGACCTGCCTGTATGTGAAATACCTCACAAATACCTCTTCCCAGTGGGAAGAGCTGCAAAAACGCTGCAAACGGCTTATACAGatgaaaattacaaaataacctCATCATCACATGTACTCACCACAAACATatttacaacaattatgggaatgcagtcataaagtaataagAATGGTATTTTAGTGATGTCTGATTTGAATCTtatctaaaataatatatatatatatagaaactcaccaaaacacaaacatggaaatgtaTCTGCATACAGTACAAAACACACACTCAGCACAATGAATACATTCATACTGTAGTATTATTTAGTAGTAATAATAGTAGTATAGTAGTGTTAATAGtagtaaaaacatgcaaagacacttacatttctgtaagcctggtctggtcctgcactctccaccgtgatccacactagaggagaagcagaatgacatagtactgctgtatccatttattaattggtgcctcttcttcacatacatgcataagtatctgtagcgtgtcagacacacactctgtactcactgcagcttctccagtttacagctgggatcctccagtacagcagagagcagcttcactcctgagtctcctgggtgattgtagctcaggtccagctctctcaggtgtgaggggtttgacctcaaaGCTGAAGCCAGGCCAGAACAGCCttcctctgtgactctacagcctgacagcctgcagagagacagacaaaaacactctgataaataagatcacctcagCAATACAAGTAttaattttaagtaaatgtgacTACTTTCATATACTGTGACTCCTTTCAATAATTACAGTTTACAATcttgaatacccagtaatactgacctcagtatcttcagcttacagtgtgaatcccccagtccagcagagagcagcttcactcctgaatcctgcaggtcattgtcactcaggtccagctctctcaggggtgaggggtttgatctgagagctgaagccagtgcctcacagcatttctctgtgagttcacaccagTCCACCcttatgaaaatgaaacatttataAAACTTCTTTTTCTATTGGTGCACTGTTTTATTACATTAAAGTGAGCCATCACAGTGATGACAAGAGATTTTTGTGTAGCAGTGAATTTATTGTACAGCACATAAAAAAGCATATTAACAGTCACCCTGGTTTTGATTTACCCCTGAAATAAACACTGGCCCTTTGGGGGTGTTCACTGCAACCCTGTGTCTCCTGCCTCTTTACCCACCACAAGGGATTAACCTGGGAAAGATTAACCTTCACATCCAAAACCTTGATCAGAACAGAACTGGGAAACACCACCATCTTACTGCCTAGGAGAATCACTGACGATCCCCCCATGGAGAGGGGGGTACAGAGTCTGCTATGTTCTGGCTGTGAAAACACTGGCAGCAAAGTGAATATGTCTATAGTGGATGTCAAAGGTTTACACACCCCTATTATATTTGGAGTCTGACCTACAGCTTATCAATTTTCTTGAAATAGTTTCTCTTCTTTTCCACACAAACATAAAGAAtattgtttgttttcatttcagcCTTTACATACAAAGAAGGTGGCATTTCAGCAAATGCAGATATATGATTTAATTAAGCAATGTGAAAATTATACGTGAATCCTGTAACAAATTCAGACCAATGAAATAGCTTCCACTGCGGTCATCAGCCATCTTTCCGCCAGCTGTCCCCAAACTGACTAGTTACTCTGaatggaggagatgtgaacatccccagcAGCCAATGCAGGCCAGTCAGGCTGTGTTAGTTCTCGTTCCAGCCTGGCTGATGTATGGCTTGGTTAATATTTAAATTGAACAAATTGCTAAGTTAAAAGTGAAATAGAACAAAATATATGGATGCAACACAACTTATCTGTTTGAGGGGCCTTAGCATACAGACATTTTAAACGCTGTGGCCCAGTACAGTGAGATCTGATTACAGGAGAGATTCATCTCTCATACTGTAGCTGACAGGCGGCTGATGTGACACAGGAAGGTGCCCATGCAGCAGGTACCCAAAATAAAGGAGTATTTTATTTGGTGTAACTCCACCTGAGGAAATGTGATTTAGCTTCCTCTGCTAAGAAACTGTGAAAAGTCCAGCCCATACATGGCACCAGAGCATATTATACTAttttctgggggaaaaaaaagctgaaatcaaTACCTGCTTATTGGGAATGAAATGGTGTGACTGCAGTGGTTCGCTTATGTGATTTGCCTTGTAGCCATCACATTTTGTACTAAAGTACCAGATCAGTGCTTGAACTGTCAAAtaggactgacctcagtatctccaggttacagtgtggaatacccagtaatactgacctcagtatctccagtttacagtgtgaatcccccagtgcagcagagagcagcttcactcctgaatcctgcaggtcattgttactcaggtccagctctctcaggtgtgagaagtttgatctgagagctgatgccagcgcctcacagcatttctctgtgagattacagcttttcagcctggaaatgaaaacattttaagaCACAATCACATACATAGCCTGCAGATTGTTAATAGTTATGTGTACTATTAACAATGTATGTGAAAATACTATGTGaaaattatatgtaaattcccCCATAACATAGTCAGACCAATGAAATAACTTCCATTACAGTTGAcagccatctttctgccagcTGTCCCCAAAGTGACTAGTAAATCtgaatgaaaggaggagatgtgaacatccccagcagctaatgcaggcCTGTCAGGCTGTGTTAGGCCTCCTTACAGACTGGGTGATACATGGCGTATTTTATGTTAAAACTGAACGCTaaaagtaaaatagaacaaAACATATGGATACAACACAATTTAGAGTAAGTCTGTTTGAGAAACCTTAGCACATGAACATTTTCAATACTGTGGTGCACACAGATCTGTACAGTGCAGTGAGAGCTGATTACAGGAGAGATTCATCTCTCATAGCTGACAAGCAGCTGATGTGACACAGGAAGGTGCCCATGCAGCAGGTAACCAAAATAAAAGGATGTattattgggtgaattatttaaaaacaggGTAATGGTATTTTGTGATTCTTTGATATAAAGCGCTTTATAGTATTAAGATATTGGTACAGGCCATGATTGGACAGCTTGCATTCAGGATCAGCTGATTTACTCACTAAGCCATTCTGTGGAGTGTCAGAAAGCACTGTCCTAGAATCCTCAGtggggaatacccagtaatactgacctcagcatctccagtttacagtgtggaatacccagtaatactgacctcagcatctccagtttatagtgtggaacacccagtaatactgacctcagcatctccagtttacagtgtggaacacccagtaatactgacctcagcatctccagtttacagtgtggaatacccagcaatactgacctcagtatatccagtttacagtgtggaacacccagtaatactgacctcagcatctccagtttacagtgtggaacacccagtaatactgacatcagcatctccagtttacagtgaggaacacccagtaatactgacctcagtatctccagtttacagtgtggaatacccagcaatactgacctcagtatctccagtttagagtgtggaacacccagtaatactgacctcagtatctccagtttacagtgaggaacacccagtaatactgacctcagtatctccagtttacagtgtggaatacccagtaatactgacctcagcatctccagtttacagtgtggaacacccagtaatactgacctcagcatctccagtttacagtgtggaacacccagtaatactgacctcagtatctccagtttacagtgtggaacacccagtaatactgacctcagtatctccagtttacagtgtggaagacccagtaatactgacctcagcacctccagtttacagtgtggaacacccagtaatactgacctcagtatctccagtttacagtgtggaacacccagtaatactgacctcagtatctccagtttacagtgtggaatacccagtaatactgacctcagcatctccagtttacagtgtgaatcctccagtccagcagagagcagctccactcctgaatcctgcaggttatTGTCAATCAGGTCCAGCTCACTCgggtgtgaggagtttgatctgagagctgaagccagtgcctcacaaCATTTATCTGTGAGATTACAACTGTTCAACctggaaaataaaacattttaagacaTAATACATTGTACTATTAACAATGTATGCCAAAATACTATGTTGTcagccatctttctgccaggtgccCCCAAACTAACTAGTAAATATGAataaaaggaggagatgtgaacatccccaCCAGCTAATGCAGGCCTGTCAGGCTGTGTTAGGTCTCGTTCCAGCCTGGCTGATGTATGGCttggtttatatttaaatttaacaaattttaaaagttaaaaacaaaatgaaagaaCATATATGGATGCAACACAAACATAAGGAATTATGTTTGAGGGaccttaatatacagatattttaaagcctgtggtccacacagatctgtacagtacagtgagatCTGATTACAGGAGAGATTCATCTCTCATAGCTGACAGTCGGCTGATGTGACACAGGAAGGTGCCCATGCAGTAGGTACCCAAAATAAAGGGATGTATTATTTGGtgaattattttaaaacagggTAGTTTGATTTGTGTTTCTTTGATGTAAAGTGCTTTATAGCATTAAAATATTGGAACAGGCCATGACTGGACAGCTTGCATTCAGGATCAGCTGATTTAATCACTGGGCCATTATGTGGAGTGTCAGAAAGCACTGTCCTTAGTAAAGAATTTagggtgtggaatacccagtaatctacagtttacagtgtggaataaaaACCCAATAACACTGACCCCAATATGTCCAATTTAcaatgtggaatacccagtaatactgaccccagtatctccagtttacagtgtggaatacccagtaatactgacctcagtatccccagtttacagtgtgaatcccccagtccagcggAGAGCagattcactcctgaatcctgcagatcattgttactcaggtccagctttctcaggggtgaggagtttgatctgagagctgaagacagcatctcacagcatttctctgtgagtttacAGCCGTTCAGCCTGAAAAAGGAACTGAGTTATTATTCACACACAGACGGGCATACAGTATATGGACAAAAATATTTGGACACCTGGTCATTACACctccaggaacttttatgacatcccatcctAAATcaataggcatcaatatggagttggttccccatttgcagctataacagctgccactcttctggggaggctttccacaagattttggagagtGTCTGTGCGAATTTTTGTCaattcatccagaagaacatttgtgaggtcaggcactgatgttggatgtaaAGTCCTGGCTCATGCAatctgttctagttcatcccaaaggtgttcggtGGGGTTAAAATCAAGGCTCTGTGGAGACAGTCAAGTACTTCCacaaaactcacccaaccatatcatttatggaccttgctttgtgcactggggcacagtcatgctggaacagaaagggGCCTTCCTTCTCTTGTGCAAAATGACTTGGTATGCTTAAGCATTAAGTGTTCCCTTACTAGAACTATGGGGCCTAACCCAAcctctgaaaaacaaccccataccattatccctcctccaccaaactttacagttgacacaatacagtcaggcaggtaacattctcctgggatccaccaaacccagacttgtccatcagactgccagttagagaagcgtgatttgtcactccacagaacacatttccactgtttTCGAGTCTAGTGGAAGCATCCGATGTTTGGCTGtacgcttggtgatgtgaggcttgcatgcacctGCTTGGCCATGAAAGTTCATTCCATTAAGCTCCCGGCACACAGTTTTTGTACTGGGCTTAATGttaaagtttggaactctgcagttacaaCAGAGCACTGGAGACTTTTACTCACTATGCAGCTCAGCACTTGACCCTGCACAGACCCTGATCTGTTACTTTATTTGCAATaaactgtggaatatctagctgGAAAGAAACTGACCTATTGCAAGGGTACCacccttgaattcactgagtttTTAGGAATTACCATTTCCTTCACAAATGATTGTAAATttcactgcatggctaggtgcttgattttatacaccactGGCAATGGgtatgaatgaaacacctgaattcaaggATTAAGAGGTGTCTCCAAATAATTTTGTCCGGATAGTGCATATTCTACACATCAGTGATTGCAGTGATAcaaaattaacatttttttccagtataATTAGATGGCACAGTGCATAGTTCGAAATTAATTATAGCAAATCTACACAGCAAATTTGCCAGTGTCAAGTTAACACTGCATTGTGTTTATATAATTATCACCAAACTAGTGTTACATTTGACACTTTACAGAGTGTAATGAGTGTTGTTGTATAGTGTTAAATTGAATTAACTGTTATAGTGTTCAGTTGACACCACAGAGTGTTAGATCACTgcaactccacctcttcccagattCTAAGCGCATATAGCTGTAAGCTGAACACGTGCTTCTTCTTCCCGAATCTTATCTTACTTGTGCTTTAAAGTTGGGATAGAGTTAGAGAAAGAATGTTTTCATGATTAGATTCTTTTTTAagcatgaaaaaaatattttccttgCACTAGAATAAGAGAAAACCAATTGAGCCCTCTCGCAATCACCTGTGGTAtgagtaaataaaatgtatggaACCAATCCACTGTgtaacagcactgtgcaaattgTCATGTGTTCCTTATGATAAGGCCAaagtaatcaaactagcctttCAGAAgaagtgttagtgtaaaagcagtgctTATTGGCACAGATAATAAAGTTTGTTAGAATGCATAACATAATTATTAGCAGGGCTCAGAGAAGGTGAGAGCTcgcctagtggctacaggagtgcattttccctaaaGCAGATATAGTGGGTGGTGGCggtattgcttttagaccacaacttgggttAGAAGGACAAATCATATTATTTTGcttatttaatattcagatttttattgggcttaaattttagaacacactgtgttctagGATTGTATGTCATGGTTATTAGTCTCTACCATATTTAAATGCTCTGAAATCTGGGCTTTTTCCCCCTGCTTGAATTGATGTATGTCGGGTGGTCTGAGTAGTATTGGTGGGTGCGTGATCCTAAAAGCATTTGCATTGATTATATCCACGTGACAAATACATACAATGCTGAGGGAAAATAGTGTCACTCAAATTTGTTGTTCCTTAACCTTTGCTTTGTTATGGCATCTCTCTCCAGCTCTAAAAAGCTTCCACAGAAAGCATCAATCATTCAATAGCCTACAAAAGCAAATCCCAGCAAAATTCATTTCTGGGACTACAGTGATCCCCTGCTATATcacagttcagctatcgcgccccctctATATCACAATTCAGTTATCGCGCCCCCTCTATATCACAGTTCAGCTATCGTGCCCCCGCTATAACActgttcagctatcgcgcccctgCTATATCACAATTCAGTTATCGCACCCCCTCTATATcacagttcagctatcgcgccccctctatatcacagttcagctatcgcgccccctctatatcacagttcagctatcgcgcccccgctataacactgttcagctatcgcgccccttCTATATCACAGTTCAGCTATCGTGCCCCTGCTATAACACTGTTCAGCTATCGCAACCCCGGTATATCACAGTTCAGCTATCACGCCCCCTCTATATCACAGTTCAGCTATCACGCCCCCGCTATAACACTGTTCAGCTAACGCAACCCTGGTATATCAcaattcagctatcgcgcccccacTATATTTTTCCCCGACGCCTCGCAGTTCGCTGCGTATCGCGTACCTTGCTTGTGGTctgattgtttttgttttgttctaagccctacgatggctcCCAAGCGTCCAGCATGTTCTAAGCCCTCTGATAGTAGTGAGCCTAAGCGCCAGCACCATTCAGGGGAAGGTAAAGCTCCtggatatacacacacacacatctctctctctcggtacgtaatggaatatatacaaatatgtagaatatatatatcctttcatccatccattttccaaaccgcttatcctactgggtcgcggggggtctggagcctatcctggaagcaatgggcacgaggcagggaacaacccaggatgggaggccatcccatcgcagggcacactcacacaccatgcactcacacaggcacacctatgggcaatttagtaactccaattagccttagcatgtttttggactgtggggggaaacaggagtacccggaggaaaccccatgacgacatgcatagggagaacatgcaaactccacacacatgtaacctaggcggagactcgagcATGGGGGAGGGTTATTTTAAGGCTTTATACTTCACTCATCCCAGTGGGATAATTGTCTTTTTGCTCATGCCATCTTGctatccatgagacacacagacacaggtgagaggaagttgggggtcacagcgcagggtTTCCCAGCATCCAGTGGCCCTGCAGTGATTGACATTAAGGGCCTTGCAGAAGGtcccaacaatgacatcacactgccagccaggagatctgaaccagcggcCTTCCACTCACGGGCACAGTCTGAACCCACAGAGTCACGTACCACAGAGAAATAAAAAAGACTTTCTGAGTGGTTTTCCCAAGTATTAAGGCAAACTGGAACATTCTGTAAAATTGGGGCCCTTAGTTGGTTATTACAGAAAGGATGGTTATGGAAATCCTGTGTTGTTTAATGACACCACTATACACCATTATAAAATCTGGGTTCCACCAAAATCCAGCCTGGTTATTAATCCAAAAGtggaaataaataatatatttacACAGCTtcattatatatttaatattatatatgtaaaacATTGTTAATCTATGATTGCCAGACTATGTATGTTGTCACATTCTCAGCCCGGATCAgctgtggccagcagagggcatcagtgagcagccagagacagcagcctTTTGGAAGCTCTCAGCTCTGGGGTCCATcacatggacacacctgctgacagtaacactcacacatcatgtttgtggggctggtgtgtggctcaataggctaagcctctgtgcccgtGGTAGGAAGATTGCTGGCTCGGCAGGATAGTCACATGTCCGTTGgcacttgagcaaggcccttaacccccagctccagggatgctggatgccagctgaccctgtgctgtgagtgcccatgtgtctcatggagaatgAGAAGAGAGCCCCCTTTATTTATAGGATGTATACTGGATGGTAATGGAAATgtaactttttgtttttttaactacATCATTACTCTTAGTCATTATAAAATCTGGCTTCCAGATTATAAAAAACAAATCCAGCCCAGTTATTAAGCCATGAGGAGGAATATACTGCATATTCTATTTATTTGAAACTGTTCATATGTttaaaatgttaatgtgttACTGCAAAGCAAGATACATTTTCACATCCTCACTTACAGTGCTGTCCTAGatgtcttgaccacaggcagcagcctccagtgctccttatctgatctgatgaatttcttcagatcaaacacatccagctcctcatctgacatcagcatcacaaaggccagagctgagtactgagcaggtgagaggtcatctgctgaaatgtttcctgaattcaggtatctttgtacttcctctactagagaattgtcacccaattCATTTaaacagtggaacaggttgatggtcctttcagGAGACAAACTCTCCTGTATTTTTTCCTTGATGTATTTGGTTATTATCTTAATGTTATGTGAGCTGGTTCCTGTCTGTGCCAGTAGCCTtcgtaacagagtcttactggagtctgttgagaggcccaggaggaagcggaggtagaggtccaagtgtccattcttgctctttaatgcctgatccactgcagtcttcagcaggtcagctgatgagtttgacagaaacacgtataaagcagcgagatactcctggatggtcagatgcacaaagcagtacaccttctcctggtacaacccatactcctctttaaagacttctgtgcacactccagagtaaactgaagcttcagCGATATCAATGTCATTCTCTGaaagatcttgctcataaaaaaTGAGactgcctttctcaaggttgtcaaaagccagtttaccaagttttaaaaggaattcctttCCAGATTTATTAAACTCATTTTCATGGATTTTCATCCTTCTCACCACCATTTTCCTGTGCCAATTTGTCCAACTCAAGGTTGCGGAGGTCCGTAgcctatacttgtcattttttaaacttgtctggaAGATcatgaagtgtgtgtacatttcagtcagagtccttggaatttctcccctgtcagtctcactaaaaaacctcttaagcacagtggcagaaatccagcagaacacaggtatgtggcacatgatgaagaggctccttgatgatttcacatgtgtaataatcctgctggccaggctctgatcactgaatctcctcctgaaatactcctccttttgggcatcactgaaccctcgtatctctgtcacctggtggacatgcTCAGGAGGTATCAGATTCGCTGCTGCTGGCCgagaggttatccagaggagggcagatgggagcagattcctcTTAATGAGGTTTGTCAACAGCGCATCCAGTgacattttctttgttacatcaaaccagctctcattgttcggAAAATCTAGGGGCAAGCGACACTCATCCaaaccatcaaagatgaacaagaatTTGAACTTAAACAACTCAGTGGACTCAAATGacttcagttctgggacaaagcggtgaagcagttcaatcagactgtattcacccttaatcaaattcaggtcccggaatggaagagcaaatatgaagtgaacatcctggtttgcttttccttctgcccagtcgagaataaatttctgcacagagactgttttcccgatacctgccacccctttagtgagtacagttctgataggtgtcacacgcccacataagggtttaaatatttcattgcacttgactgtagtatcttctgttcgccttttcttggatgctgtttcaatctgtctcacttcatgttcatcattgactccttCAGTTctaccttcagttatgtagagttctgtgtaaatctcactgagaagtattggctgtccttccttagcttgcCCTTCATATACACTCTCACATTTCTTCTTCAGGTTGCATTTGATTCTGCGCTGACATTGTGACAGAAGATGCCCTGAAATGAGAAGTAAATACTCAG encodes:
- the LOC125721537 gene encoding NACHT, LRR and PYD domains-containing protein 12-like encodes the protein MERADSPVPSCVSMKSDRSMDRPVKFREGPFPTDLSVLVEGADITAPCCVSIKRGRSMGQPPIFTDGPFPADQRVQMEGCSSDIQDKPGLSSILKSLEENAVRFLKDELKKITRYLDQNYPECSEPQLEEDNDLDSDGQMQKTNVREGALKITLYILKTMEQNDLADMLEKRHLLSQCQRRIKCNLKKKCESVYEGQAKEGQPILLSEIYTELYITEGRTEGVNDEHEVRQIETASKKRRTEDTTVKCNEIFKPLCGRVTPIRTVLTKGVAGIGKTVSVQKFILDWAEGKANQDVHFIFALPFRDLNLIKGEYSLIELLHRFVPELKSFESTELFKFKFLFIFDGLDECRLPLDFPNNESWFDVTKKMSLDALLTNLIKRNLLPSALLWITSRPAAANLIPPEHVHQVTEIRGFSDAQKEEYFRRRFSDQSLASRIITHVKSSRSLFIMCHIPVFCWISATVLKRFFSETDRGEIPRTLTEMYTHFMIFQTSLKNDKYRLRTSATLSWTNWHRKMVVRRMKIHENEFNKSGKEFLLKLGKLAFDNLEKGSLIFYEQDLSENDIDIAEASVYSGVCTEVFKEEYGLYQEKVYCFVHLTIQEYLAALYVFLSNSSADLLKTAVDQALKSKNGHLDLYLRFLLGLSTDSSKTLLRRLLAQTGTSSHNIKIITKYIKEKIQESLSPERTINLFHCLNELGDNSLVEEVQRYLNSGNISADDLSPAQYSALAFVMLMSDEELDVFDLKKFIRSDKEHWRLLPVVKTSRTALLNGCKLTEKCCEMLSSALRSNSSPLRKLDLSNNDLQDSGVNLLSAGLGDSHCKLGILRLNSCNLTDKCCEALASALRSNSSHPSELDLIDNNLQDSGVELLSAGLEDSHCKLEMLRLKSCNLTEKCCEALASALRSNFSHLRELDLSNNDLQDSGVKLLSAALGDSHCKLEILRVDWCELTEKCCEALASALRSNPSPLRELDLSDNDLQDSGVKLLSAGLGDSHCKLKILRLSGCRVTEEGCSGLASALRSNPSHLRELDLSYNHPGDSGVKLLSAVLEDPSCKLEKLHVDHGGECRTRPGLQKYFCQLTLDPNTAHRRLSLSEENRKVTHEWGAEEQPYPDHPERFDWWDQVLCRESLTGRCYWEAEWEGDEVRIGVTYKRIGRKGLCDDCLLGCNDKSWSLYCNPHRYSLWHNKEQTLIPIEPLDSRRVGVYLDWEAGALTFYRVSSDGLTPLHRFTSSFTEPLYPGFGAYYTDCTVSLTLG